A genomic region of Terriglobales bacterium contains the following coding sequences:
- a CDS encoding tetratricopeptide repeat protein, with product MTHAGWFICLVLFSLPLAAQTPGAFVPPADQDTAATTPAELRRAEPPPADWTPEQLEARGDELRAEKFFADSIDYYRAALTRMKQRSTAVLYNKMGMSELQMLRYDRAKKNFEKAIKLDPKYGQALNNLGVVYYMRKSYGRAVKYYTRAIQVLPEWASFHSNLGTAYFARKQYEKATAAYLRALELDPDVFERRSSTASVSAHMASPADRARYAYVIARMYAHIGDTERSLLNLRKAMEQGYKDIGDVYKDEEFVTIRKDPRFTELMTAPPPAIPN from the coding sequence GTGACACACGCTGGTTGGTTCATTTGCCTGGTCTTGTTCAGCCTTCCACTTGCCGCACAGACCCCGGGAGCTTTTGTTCCGCCGGCCGATCAGGATACGGCAGCCACCACGCCGGCGGAGCTGCGTCGTGCCGAACCGCCTCCGGCCGACTGGACGCCAGAGCAACTGGAAGCGCGTGGCGACGAGTTGCGCGCGGAGAAATTCTTTGCCGACTCCATCGATTACTATCGCGCCGCCCTGACCCGAATGAAGCAGCGCTCGACCGCCGTGCTCTACAACAAGATGGGCATGTCGGAACTGCAAATGCTGCGCTATGACCGGGCCAAGAAGAATTTCGAAAAAGCTATCAAACTGGACCCGAAATACGGCCAGGCCCTCAACAACCTGGGGGTGGTCTACTACATGCGGAAGAGCTACGGACGCGCCGTCAAGTACTACACGCGCGCCATCCAGGTGCTGCCGGAATGGGCCAGCTTCCATAGCAACCTGGGAACGGCATACTTCGCGCGCAAGCAATACGAGAAAGCTACGGCCGCATACCTGCGCGCATTGGAGCTGGATCCCGATGTCTTTGAACGGCGCTCCAGTACGGCCAGTGTTTCGGCGCACATGGCCTCGCCTGCGGACCGCGCCCGCTACGCCTACGTGATTGCCCGGATGTATGCGCACATCGGCGACACGGAGCGCAGCCTGCTCAATCTGAGGAAGGCCATGGAACAGGGTTACAAGGACATCGGCGACGTCTACAAGGACGAAGAGTTTGTCACCATACGCAAAGATCCCCGCTTCACGGAGCTGATGACGGCACCTCCACCGGCCATTCCCAACTGA
- a CDS encoding YbhB/YbcL family Raf kinase inhibitor-like protein: MSLSIESPAFPSNGDIPRKYTCDGPDVSPALRWNEPPAGTKSFALIADDPDAPVGTWVHWVVYDLAATMRELPEGVPKQKDVPQGGRQGTNDFRRLGYGGPCPPPGRPTATSSSCMRLA; encoded by the coding sequence ATGTCTCTTTCCATCGAGTCCCCAGCCTTCCCTTCCAACGGCGACATCCCGCGCAAGTACACCTGCGACGGGCCGGACGTCTCTCCGGCATTGCGCTGGAACGAGCCTCCGGCCGGCACCAAGAGCTTCGCGCTCATCGCCGACGATCCGGACGCGCCCGTCGGCACCTGGGTGCACTGGGTGGTCTACGATCTTGCCGCAACCATGCGCGAATTGCCGGAAGGCGTTCCCAAGCAGAAGGACGTTCCCCAGGGCGGACGCCAAGGAACCAACGATTTCCGTCGTCTCGGATACGGCGGGCCCTGCCCCCCGCCGGGTAGGCCCACCGCTACTTCTTCAAGTTGTATGCGCTTAGCGTGA